In one Triplophysa dalaica isolate WHDGS20190420 chromosome 9, ASM1584641v1, whole genome shotgun sequence genomic region, the following are encoded:
- the LOC130428419 gene encoding uncharacterized protein LOC130428419 isoform X3, whose translation MVQVLPLGRKDSARISACLADIPLWMNDHHLQLKVSMTELLAIPADTKTHHSLSIQLGSSTITSSRKARNLGVVIDDQLNFTDQIASTARSCRFILYNIRKIRPFLSEHATQVLVQALVLSRLDYCNALLGGLPACTTKPLQVIQNAAARVIFNEPKRAHVTPLFIKLHWLPIVARIKFKILLLAYKTTTGSAPPYLRSLLQTYVPARSLHSANELRLVVPSQKAPHGQHRPHAQQRAAVHRAHRVSAESYVKLVSKEIVQKRLTRRIGGWVPTWPRR comes from the exons ATGGTTCaagtcttacctctcgg ACGAAAAgattctgcacgcatctcagcttgcctagccgacatcccgctctggatgaatgaccatcacctgcagctgaaagTTTCAATGACAGAACTGCTTGCAATCCCGGCcgatacaaagactcatcacagcctctccattcaacttggctcatcaaccatcacatcttccagaaaggcaagaaacctgggagtggtgatcgatgatcagctcaacttcacagatcaaattgctagcaccgcccggtcctgtagattcatcctctacaatattaggaaaattagacccttcctatcagagcatgctacgcaagtcctagtacaggctctggtcctgtccagactggactactgcaatgcgctactgggtggacttccagcttgcacaaccaaacctctacaggtgatccagaatgctgcggcaagagttatctttaatgaaccgaagagagcacacgtcactcctctattcattaagctacattggctccctatagtcgctcgcataaAATTCAAGATTCTGCtactggcctacaagaccaccactggttcggcaccaccctATCTTCGctcgctactgcagacatatgtacccgccagatccctacactCTGCAAACGAACTGCGTCTTGTGGtcccatcccaaaaag CACCACACGGTCAACACAGACCTCATGCACAGCAAAGAGCTGCCGTACATCGAGCACATCGGGTCTCTGCAGAAAGTTACGTGAAATTGGTCAGCAAGGAAATCGTCCAGAAGAG ACTGACACGTCGGATAGGGGGCTGGGTGCCAACCTGGCCCAGGAGGTAG
- the LOC130428419 gene encoding uncharacterized protein LOC130428419 isoform X2: MNDHHLQLKVSMTELLAIPADTKTHHSLSIQLGSSTITSSRKARNLGVVIDDQLNFTDQIASTARSCRFILYNIRKIRPFLSEHATQVLVQALVLSRLDYCNALLGGLPACTTKPLQVIQNAAARVIFNEPKRAHVTPLFIKLHWLPIVARIKFKILLLAYKTTTGSAPPYLRSLLQTYVPARSLHSANELRLVVPSQKAPHGQHRPHAQQRAAVHRAHRVSAESYVKLVSKEIVQKSSPVSPVAIREAPPVPVGPVTTAFGRENRDLRPKRRLTRRIGGWVPTWPRR, encoded by the exons atgaatgaccatcacctgcagctgaaagTTTCAATGACAGAACTGCTTGCAATCCCGGCcgatacaaagactcatcacagcctctccattcaacttggctcatcaaccatcacatcttccagaaaggcaagaaacctgggagtggtgatcgatgatcagctcaacttcacagatcaaattgctagcaccgcccggtcctgtagattcatcctctacaatattaggaaaattagacccttcctatcagagcatgctacgcaagtcctagtacaggctctggtcctgtccagactggactactgcaatgcgctactgggtggacttccagcttgcacaaccaaacctctacaggtgatccagaatgctgcggcaagagttatctttaatgaaccgaagagagcacacgtcactcctctattcattaagctacattggctccctatagtcgctcgcataaAATTCAAGATTCTGCtactggcctacaagaccaccactggttcggcaccaccctATCTTCGctcgctactgcagacatatgtacccgccagatccctacactCTGCAAACGAACTGCGTCTTGTGGtcccatcccaaaaag CACCACACGGTCAACACAGACCTCATGCACAGCAAAGAGCTGCCGTACATCGAGCACATCGGGTCTCTGCAGAAAGTTACGTGAAATTGGTCAGCAAGGAAATCGTCCAGAAGAG CTCACCGGTTTCCCCCGTGGCCATTCGCGAAGCCCCTCCGGTCCCTGTTGGTCCGGTCACGACCGCATTCGGGAGAGAGAACCGAGACctaagaccaaaaaggag ACTGACACGTCGGATAGGGGGCTGGGTGCCAACCTGGCCCAGGAGGTAG
- the LOC130428419 gene encoding uncharacterized protein LOC130428419 isoform X4, which translates to MASPVPELQTTHNTTLRPSLSGRYKRGDPTGPVTHFLLEHPTQILLMQFLENLLLQSRMASQSCSFIHTSEAIAELVEKAKANSLEILKSGIVFSSGHLAKIMLYSSPIDRWIEVVVTDAPPALTGAVAPMSSTGTTPEPPAVAETEETEPSEVCSDLSDRARHAVEESCEEADGREGTVSETLPGSSAPERLCHVPGERPPE; encoded by the exons ATGGCGTCGCCCGTGCCTGAATTACAAACAACCCACAACACAACTTTAAG ACCCTCCCTCTCAGGTAGATATAAACGAGGAGACCCCACAGGACCAGTCACCCACTTTCTGCTAGAACATCCGACGCAGATTCTTTTGATGCAGTTTTTGGAAAACCTTCTTCTTCAATCAAGAATGGCTTCTCAAAG CTGCAGCTTCATTCACACATCTGAGGCCATCGCTGAGCTGGTGGAGAAGGCCAAGGCCAATTCTCTGGAGATTCTGAAGTCTGGCATAGTCTTCAGTTCTGGCCACTTGGCAAAGATCATGTTGTACTCCAGTCCCATCGACAG GTGGATTGAGGTGGTGGTGACTGATGCTCCTCCAGCACTGACGGGTGCAGTGGCGCCAATGTCGTCCACGGGCACCACCCCAGAACCACCAGCTGTGGCAGAGACTGAGGAGACTGAGCCCTCTGAAGTTTGCAGTGACCTTTCAGAT cGAGCCCGACATGCAGTGGAAGAGTCATGCGAGGAAGCTGATGGCAGAGAAGGGACTGTATCAGAAACACTCCCTGGATCATCCGCTCCTGAAAGACTTTGCCACGTACCTGGAGAAAGACCTCCAGAATGA
- the LOC130428257 gene encoding uncharacterized protein LOC130428257, with protein sequence MKRSADGNFSGPGYNLRKSRKPSSPLKDPNLSDNLAVIAHAVSLDHKYSSKSGSSHSTHKQLKGIKLENHFFKNAAVIPELSPVHTNTPTQAHVVAHTVSLDHNYISKSGSSHSKQLKGMKLENHFFNNAAVIPEFCPELTKTHTVAHLVQTSPEEPLLIHGNSTEDHQRMSRAVVDSMLKKSSGKPLNYSLQLGLCVKQRLWKTLNCPTMLEEEQPDGLIQVKEMFSRPSLKRSAPRINVDISGEPLPYAPQRKRPCL encoded by the exons ATGAAG CGAAGTGCAGATGGTAACTTCTCTGGTCCAGGCTATAACCTGAGAAAGAGCAGAAAACCTTCGAGCCCTCTGAAGGATCCCAACCTGTCTGACAACCTTGCAGTGATAGCACATGCAGTCAGCTTGGACCACAAGTACAGCTCCAAGTCTGGTAGCTCTCACTCGACACATAAACAACTAAAGGGCATAAAGCTAGAGAACCACTTCTTTAAAAACGCAGCTGTAATTCCTGAGTTATCTCCAGTACATACAAACACTCCAACACAAGCCCATGTTGTAGCACATACAGTCAGCTTGGACCACAACTACATCTCTAAGTCTGGCAGCTCTCACTCGAAACAACTAAAGGGCATGAAGCTAGAGAACCACTTCTTTAATAACGCAGCTGTAATTCCTGAGTTTTGCCCAGAACTTACAAAGACTCACACCGTAGCCCATCTGGTGCAGACCAGCCCAGAGGAACCTCTTTTAATCCATGGGAACAGCACAGAAGACCATCAAAGAATGTCTCGTGCTGTGGTGGATTCTATGTTAAAGAAATCCTCTGGCAAGCCTCTTAACTACAGCCTACAGTTAGGGCTTTGTGTGAAGCAACGCCTCTGGAAAACTCTAAACTGCCCCACCATGCTTGAAGAAGAGCAGCCTGATGGACTCATCCAAGTTAAAGAGATGTTCTCCAGACCAAGCCTAAAGAGATCTGCCCCTCGTATAAATGTGGACATTAGTGGTGAACCCCTGCCATACGCACCACAGAGGAAGAGACCCTGCCTGTGA
- the LOC130428956 gene encoding uncharacterized protein LOC130428956 codes for MPRQYTRKTTWGKTPLEEMESAAAEVKEGKKSLRAAARDRNIDKSSLLRFIKKKEKGEVKSVAWGAVAEAKRIFTDEMEEELAKHLKQLAEQFHGLPPIKCRQLAFEYAEKNYIPVPANWTKTQCAGEDWFGSFLARRHLSVRTPEATSLGRATAFNKTTVGEFFDNLAVCAVNATGNAIPPMFIFPRVKFKDCFIIGAPPGAKGTSTRTGWMNEDTWAEFLEHLIQHTNCNPDHPMLLILDNLKAHISLKAVEMAKSNGIVLLTLPLHTSHRMQPLDVTVYGPFKIQYSRALDGWMRSNPGKTVSIYQIAGLVNEAFMSAVTPPNIISGFRSTGIFPYNREIFPDEAFAPSMVSDRPNPELHPATADDPPPADDLDGPPPADDPPSDEPPAAYNSLADANPSTAHGSHGCASPAD; via the exons ATGCCAAGGCAATACACCAGGAAGACAACCTGGGGTAAAACACCCCTTGAGGAGATGGAGAGTGCAGCCGCTGAGGTCAAGGAAGGAAAGAAGTCTCTAAGAGCAGCTGCAAGGGATAGAAATATTGATAAGTCAAGCCTCCTAAGATTTAttaagaaaaaagagaaagggGAAGTAAAATCAGTAGCCTGGGGTGCAGTAGCTGAGGCAAAGAGAATATTCACAGATGAGATGGAGGAGGAGCTTgccaaacacttgaaacaactCGCTGAACAGTTCCATGGCCTTCCTCCAATTAAGTGCCGTCAACTGGCATTTGAATACGCAGAGAAAAATTATATACCTGTCCCTGCCAATTGGACAAAGACACAATGTGCAG GTGAAGATTGGTTTGGCAGCTTCCTAGCACGCCGCCATCTCTCTGTCCGAACTCCAGAGGCAACATCCCTGGGAAGGGCTACAGCCTTCAATAAAACTACAGTCGGGGAGTTCTTTGACAATCTGGCTGTGTGTGCAGTGAATGCTACTGGGAATGCCATACCTCCCATGTTTATCTTCCCCAGAGTTAAGTTTAAGGACTGCTTCATTATAGGAGCACCCCCAGGAGCCAAAGGTACCTCCACCAGAACGGGATGGATGAATGAAGACACCTGGGCTGAGTTCCTTGAACACCTGATACAGCACACTAACTGCAACCCTGACCATCCCATGCTGCTAATCCTGGATAATCTTAAGGCTCACATCTCACTCAAGGCAGTAGAAATGGCCAAGAGCAACGGTATTGTTCTGCTCACCCTCCCACTCCACACGTCCCATCGCATGCAGCCTCTCGATGTGACCGTGTATGGCCCATTCAAGATCCAATACAGCCGAGCTCTTGATGGGTGGATGAGATCAAACCCTGGTAAAACAGTCTCGATTTACCAGATTGCAGGACTTGTGAATGAGGCCTTCATGTCAGCAGTGACACCACCCAACATCATTTCTGGATTTAGGTCCACTGGGATTTTCCCATATAACCGAGAAATTTTCCCTGATGAAGCGTTTGCACCATCTATGGTGTCAGACCGGCCAAACCCTGAGCTGCACCCTGCCACTGCAGATGATCCACCCCCTGCAGATGATTTGGATGGTCCACCCCCTGCAGATGATCCCCCTTCAGATGAACCACCCGCTGCATATAATTCACTTGCGGATGCTAATCCTTCCACTGCGCATGGTTCACATGGATGTGCCTCGCCAGCTGACTAA
- the LOC130428419 gene encoding uncharacterized protein LOC130428419 isoform X1: protein MVQVLPLGRKDSARISACLADIPLWMNDHHLQLKVSMTELLAIPADTKTHHSLSIQLGSSTITSSRKARNLGVVIDDQLNFTDQIASTARSCRFILYNIRKIRPFLSEHATQVLVQALVLSRLDYCNALLGGLPACTTKPLQVIQNAAARVIFNEPKRAHVTPLFIKLHWLPIVARIKFKILLLAYKTTTGSAPPYLRSLLQTYVPARSLHSANELRLVVPSQKAPHGQHRPHAQQRAAVHRAHRVSAESYVKLVSKEIVQKSSPVSPVAIREAPPVPVGPVTTAFGRENRDLRPKRRLTRRIGGWVPTWPRR, encoded by the exons ATGGTTCaagtcttacctctcgg ACGAAAAgattctgcacgcatctcagcttgcctagccgacatcccgctctggatgaatgaccatcacctgcagctgaaagTTTCAATGACAGAACTGCTTGCAATCCCGGCcgatacaaagactcatcacagcctctccattcaacttggctcatcaaccatcacatcttccagaaaggcaagaaacctgggagtggtgatcgatgatcagctcaacttcacagatcaaattgctagcaccgcccggtcctgtagattcatcctctacaatattaggaaaattagacccttcctatcagagcatgctacgcaagtcctagtacaggctctggtcctgtccagactggactactgcaatgcgctactgggtggacttccagcttgcacaaccaaacctctacaggtgatccagaatgctgcggcaagagttatctttaatgaaccgaagagagcacacgtcactcctctattcattaagctacattggctccctatagtcgctcgcataaAATTCAAGATTCTGCtactggcctacaagaccaccactggttcggcaccaccctATCTTCGctcgctactgcagacatatgtacccgccagatccctacactCTGCAAACGAACTGCGTCTTGTGGtcccatcccaaaaag CACCACACGGTCAACACAGACCTCATGCACAGCAAAGAGCTGCCGTACATCGAGCACATCGGGTCTCTGCAGAAAGTTACGTGAAATTGGTCAGCAAGGAAATCGTCCAGAAGAG CTCACCGGTTTCCCCCGTGGCCATTCGCGAAGCCCCTCCGGTCCCTGTTGGTCCGGTCACGACCGCATTCGGGAGAGAGAACCGAGACctaagaccaaaaaggag ACTGACACGTCGGATAGGGGGCTGGGTGCCAACCTGGCCCAGGAGGTAG